In the Ensifer adhaerens genome, one interval contains:
- a CDS encoding organic hydroperoxide resistance protein, with protein sequence MIEAEKVLYTGKTHTTGGRDGAARSDDGRLDVRLSTPGSSRPGTNPEQLFAAGWSACFIGAIGLAAGQRKVALPSDLAVDTEVDLRNRNGGYFLQARLNVSLPGVDADVARQLVDAAHQTCPYSKATRGNIDVTINLV encoded by the coding sequence ATGATCGAAGCTGAAAAGGTACTCTACACCGGCAAGACCCACACGACCGGCGGGCGCGACGGCGCCGCCCGGAGCGACGACGGACGCCTGGACGTCAGGCTCTCTACGCCCGGCAGTTCGCGGCCGGGCACAAACCCGGAGCAGCTCTTCGCTGCCGGCTGGTCGGCGTGCTTCATCGGCGCAATCGGGCTGGCGGCCGGCCAGCGCAAGGTTGCGCTCCCCTCGGACCTTGCCGTCGACACGGAGGTGGACCTGCGCAATCGCAACGGCGGCTATTTCCTGCAGGCGCGGCTCAATGTCAGCCTGCCGGGGGTCGATGCGGATGTGGCGCGTCAACTGGTCGATGCTGCGCACCAGACCTGCCCCTATTCCAAGGCGACGCGCGGCAACATCGATGTGACGATCAATCTCGTCTGA